In Zymoseptoria tritici IPO323 chromosome 7, whole genome shotgun sequence, a single genomic region encodes these proteins:
- the CYP-5 gene encoding putative P450 monooxygenase (P450 putatively acting on a cyclic terpene compound or moiety. p450 similar to GA14-synthase (gibberellin biosynthesis) and other p450s found next to terpene biosynthetic genes in other fungi. Similar to E_GW.8.233.1. Similarities were assessed both by multiple and local sequence alignments.. ...), translated as MANDLITYLLDVRPFSSFLLIGIGIITLVFARWALIRPKPVPGIPVVLAAPKGWRGLGEQNAFIQHARTILKQGLRECTGCFQVWTSSGYKVVVPNRFADELKSHPDLSFNEAFQEPFFHLPGFEDQYQALQNDWFIQDVVRIKLTQSLALVTDALVEEAIFSSHSYLGDSMSWSTIRPKFFVLDAVSRLSSVVFLGKKLARDKSWLQIAKDHTVDSFAAQDILRAVHPLLRWPTYYFDLTCVRLRQQVKTSRKLIAPEIEARRKRAVEAQKEGRKFTKESDAISWMVDIAKDMPVDYTAAQLALTTAAVHTTSETIANCILQLCEAPEIVPALRAEIIDVLNERGWSKTSLPRLKLMDSFMKEVQRTHAMAMTSMKRKVKKSITLSDGTHLPAGITIMISDDKTHDGEIYSNPAEFDAERFLQLRQQPGEENRHQFVTTTAEHLSFGHGQHACPGRFFASNEIKIFLCVFLLSYDCQFVPGEKRKNALEFETSMMVDPTTEVQVRKRTPEIDLVSPTGTAQS; from the exons ATGGCAAACGACTTGATCACCTACCTCCTGGATGTCAGGCCTTTCAGCAGCTTCCTGCTCATCGGCATCGGCATCATCACCTTGGTGTTCGCACGATGGGCCTTGATTCGACCCAAACCAGTACCCGGAATTCCTGTTGTACTGGCAGCACCGAAGGGATGGCGTGGTCTGGGCGAACAGAACGCATTTATACAGCATGCTCGGACTATACTGAAACAAGGCCTTCGCGAATGTACGGGATGTTTCCAGGTCTGGACCAGCTCGGGATACAAGGTCGTCGTGCCAAATCGCTTCGCGGACGAGTTGAAATCGCATCCTGATCTGAGCTTCAACGAGGCATTCCAGGAACCCTTCTTTCACTTGCCGGGCTTCGAGGACCAATATCAAGCGCTGCAGAACGATTGGTTCATCCAAGATGTCGTTCGCATAAAGCTCACTCAGAGTCTCGCGCTGGTCACCGATGccctcgtcgaagaagcgatATTCAGCAGTCACAGCTACCTTGGCGACAGTATGTCCTGGAGCACGATTAGACCAAAATTTTTCGTTTTGGATGCAGTCAGTCGGCTTTCTTCCGTGGTGTTCCTGGGAAAGAAATTGGCGAGAGACAAATCATGGCTTCAAATCGCCAAGGACCACACCGTCGACTCGTTTGCAGCACAGGATATTCTTCGCGCCGTGCATCCGCTCCTCCGGTGGCCAACCTATTACTTTGATTTAACCTGCGTAAGACTGCGACAGCAGGTCAAGACGAGCAGAAAGCTCATCGCTCCTGAGATCGAAGCCAGACGAAAACGGGCTGTGGAAGCACAAAAAGAAGGACGCAAATTTACAAAAGAGTCGGATGCTATTTCTTGGATGGTCGATATTGCAAAGGACATGCCCGTGGACTACACCGCGGCTCAGCTGGCACTGACCACCGCGGCGGTGCACACGACTTCAGAAACTATCGCCAACTGTATTCTACAGCTATGCGAAGCTCCTGAAATCGTTCCTGCACTCCGTGCAGAAATTATCGATGTTCTCAACGAGAGAGGCTGGTCCAAGACCTCCTTGCCCAGACTCAAGCTTATGGATAGCTTTATGAAAGAAGTGCAGAGGACGCACGCAATGGCGATGA CGAGCATGAAACGAAAGGTCAAGAAATCCATCACGCTGTCCGATGGCACCCACCTTCCAGCAGGCATCACAATTATGATCAGCGATGACAAGACCCACGACGGTGAAATCTACTCCAACCCAGCAGAATTCGACGCCGAACGCTTTCTCCAGCTGCGCCAACAGCCCGGCGAAGAGAACCGCCATCAATTCGtaaccaccaccgccgagcaTCTCAGTTTCGGCCATGGTCAGCACGCATGCCCTGGACGATTCTTCGCATCCAATGAGATCAAGATTTTCTTGTGCGTGTTCCTCTTGAGCTACGACTGTCAGTTCGTGCCCGGCGAGAAGAGGAAAAATGCTTTGGAGTTTGAGACCTCGATGATGGTCGACCCGACGACCGAGGTGCAGGTCAGGAAGAGGACGCCGGAGATAGACTTGGTCAGCCCCACGGGAACAGCGCAGTCGTGA